GCAAGGACATGGCCTGCCCGCGCGCGGCGGTCATGGCGGCCTTGCGGCTGGAATTGCCCAGCTGCATGGCCGCAAGCTGCGCCCGCCCCAGGCCCAGCGCGGCGTGCAGCAACAACGTCAGCAAGGACAGCAACAGCACGGACTCGATCAAGGCCTGCCCGCGTTGCGCGGCAAGCGGAAGGCACACGTCCCTCATGGCCTGCCCTCCTGGCCTTCCTCCGCAGGCCCGGCAGCAGCCAGCCGGGCCTGCCAATACGGGCGGAACAAGGTGGCAAGCTCGTCTCGCCCATCCGGGCTCGGCGACGGCCGGACGAAATAGGTCTGCGCCGTGCTGGACGCCATGATGGTCCGGGCATACGGATTGCCCGGCCGCGCCGTTTCCGGCACGCCATTCGGCGCCAGGCGCGCCTGCACAGTGAAACTCAAGGGAAGCCCCCGCCTGGACCGCGCGATATCGTGGTACGCGGGCAGCCCCGAGCCCGCCGCTTGCCGCCCCTGGGCCATGCCGTAGGAATTCGCCAACGGATTGCCCGTCCCGGCCACAAGGTCCCAGCCCGCAAAGGCCTGCACCCAGCGCCAGAAGTCCTGTTGCGAGAAGTCCGCCGGTGGCGCGTCCGCGTAGCGCAGACTCGCGGGCGGCGGGCTGGCGCCATCGAGCGCGATGCCCCAACCCATTGCGTACTCGCGAAAATAGCAGCCGATCCATCGATTGCTGCGCAAGGCGTGGAAGGACTGCGTGTCGACTGCCGCCCAACGGCCGTCCGGCCCCAGCCACGTCGCGCCGCCGCGTCGTAGCTCGTTGCGCAGCGATGGGCACGACGACAGCACCGCCGTCGCGCCACTGCGGGTGGCATCGCGAGACGCAAGGAAACCGTAGCGCCGCGCCGCCGCCCGCGCGGCATCGGCCAGGCCGGAGCCGGAGCCGGGCGCGATGCGTTCGATGAATCCCGCCGCGCTGTCATCAAGCACGCGCAGGCTCAGACCGGCCAGCGGCGTGTCGACGACTTCGACCGTGTGCGTCCCATCCGCTTGCTCGCCAGAAAAACTGGCATGCAACACCCGCGACATGATGCGGTCGCGCTCGGCGATCAGGTCGCGGGCCTCGGCCGCCGCCACATCCGCCAGCACGCCATGCACGACGGCGTCGTGCCGCGCCAGCGCATCCGCCAGGCCGGCCCCGGCGCCGGGCAGGCCTTGCATGTCGCGATAAGCCTGCCCGGCGCGGGCGCCGAACAGATTACCCAGCAGACTGGGAGGCGGGTTGCGGCGTCGGGCCTGCGCCTGCGCGCTATCGAGGTAGCGCGCCGACGCGGCCAGCGTGACCAGGTGCGCCATCGCAACCTGATGCGCGATCTGACTGCGATTGGCATAGGCGATGGCATTGAGGTGGCGCGCCTGCAGCAGCGCGCCGCTGTACGCGGCCGCGTCCACGGCGTGGGTCAGCCGGACGCGCTGCTCGATGATCCTGCCCAGTCTGTGCATGGCGACCAGCGCCGCGACGGCGCCGGCCAGCAGGACGAGGCCCGCGACCAAGGCCTGCCCGCGCTGCGCCGACGCATGGCCGTGGCGCGCCATCACTTGCCGCCCGCCACGTTGCCGCCATAGGCCTTGAGTGACACGGCCCGGGTTTCGCCCGCTGCCTTCTGCGCGGCCTGCCGCCCCGCGCGCAGCGACGCGCTGCCGTCTTCGCCGGACAGCTCATGGGCCATGGCCGCGACCTGCGCGCGCACCACCTGGCCGAAGTACTGATAGACCGCGATGGCCGCCACCGCCACCAGGGCCACGACGATGATGTATTCGGTCATGCCCTGGCCCGCCTGCCGCTTCAAATTGCGCCGCATTTCCGTTCTCCGACACTGTGTAGGGATCCACAGTGTCGGCGGCGCGCGAACGCCCGACCATTCGCGCATGCCGAGACGGACAAAACCGGCCCGCTCGCCTTGACAGCAGCAATCCGGGCTGCCGCCGCCGGCCGGCCACGGCCCGCGCCCCGCCATATGGGGACGTGTAACACCCTGATTTTCTGGGGTTTTCCCTATTGCCCGCCGCTACCCCCGGCAGTAGATTGGACTCGCCGGGCTGTCTGACACCCATCGCGTGCGAAGCCGGGCAGGAGCGCCTCAGACTCATCCAGAGCTGGGGCGCTCTTCCATTTGGGGACGCCATTGCGCCGCATGCCGGTGCCTCTGCCCCGGTCGGCCTCAAGCCTGTCGCTCGGGATCCGCGCGCCAGACCCGCCAGCTTTCTATCGTGGCCACCAGCGCGCCGCCGAGGACCACGGCCAGCAGCAGTGCGTAGCCGTGCGCTTCATCCACGATGGGCAAGAGCGCCAGTCCGGTCAGGCTGCCCAGGAAATAGATGTGGCCGAGCATGCGGTTGGCCCGCTCCCAGGCCAGGCGGCTGCGCCGCGTCCAGTAGACGCGCAGCCCTACCCAGGGATTGGGCCCGGCCTTGCCGAGCAAGGCGCCCACGACCAGGACTCCCACCCATGCCAGCACCAGCCCCCAACGGGCGATCCAGAGCGGGTCCGCTCCCGGCTGCACCCGGCCCAGCCCCAGCGCCACCAGCAGCGCGGTCACGAACGCAAAGCCCAGCGCCGTGCAGACGCGGGCCGCCACCAGGGACTTGCGGGTGCCGGCCGCCACGTCCGCGCGCGCCAGCACGCGTTTCATCATGGACTCCAGGCCCAGCGTCAGGACGGCGAAGCCCAGCAGGACGCCCGCGGCCTCCAGCCTGCTGCCCCAACGGTCGACATTGCCGTGCATGTCGAAGTGCATGGGCAACGGCCCCTGCGGTCCGTACAGAGCGATGTACGCGGCCAGGCCGACCTGCGCCGCGAACAGCGCATAAACGCCCTTGCCCAGCAGGCCGTCCGATGATTCCACGCTTTTCATGATGTTCCCGGTTTCCTGGTCTTGGACGCCCGCGCACCCGGGCGCCCCGCTCCCGCCAGATCCAGCAGGAACGCCAGCGCATCCTCGAACGCGCCGGAGACCAGCCGATAACGGACCGAGGTGCCGGCGCGCTCGGCCTCGATCAGCCCGGCATCCTTCAAGACGGCCAGATGCCCGGTGATGGTGGGCCAGCTCATGTCGAACAGCCGGGCGATATCGCCGGACGCCATCGGCCCCTCGCGCAACGCGGCGATGATCTCCCGGCGGGTGGGATTGGAGAGTGCCTTGAAAGTGTCGTTCATTTCGGAAAAATATTAATTTGGAAAAATCCTAATTTCAAGACGCAAGGCCGTCGCGATTACAAAATCCATACAGAGTCCGCCAATCCCATCACGAATGCCTGGCTAGCATGGCGGCTGCACACCCCCGCCCGACTACCCATGCCAGCAAACCGACCGTCGGCCGCCTTGGCGCACATCAGCATGGACGCGCAGCGCACGCCGGCGATCGACGCCTTGCGGGGCTGCGCCGTGCTGTGCGTCGTGCTGCTGCACATCCAGATCCACATGCCGCAGGAGCAGAGCCTGCTTGGCAGGATATTGCCCCAGGCGCTGTTCAACATCGTGTTCCGCAGCGGCTACTACGGCGTGATCATCTTTTTCGTTATCTCCGGATTCCTCGTCACGCGCTCGGCGCTGGAACGCTGGGGATCCCTGGATGCCGTACCCTGGCGCGCCTTTCTGCTGCGGCGCGCGGCGCGCATTTATCCCTGCCTGCTGCTCCTGCTGATCGTGCTGGCGGCGCTGCACGGGCTGGACGTGCCCGGATTCGTCATCGAGACCACCAGCCTAGCGCGCGCGGCGCTGGCAGCGTTGGGCATGCACCTGAACTGGCTGGAAGCGCGCACCGGCTATCTGCCCGCCGCCTGGAACGTGCTGTGGTCGCTGTCGGTGGAAGAGGCGTTCTACCTGGCGTTTCCGCTGCTTTGCATGCTGGCGCTGGCGACGGGAGAACGGCTGCTGAAGCTGACGCTGCTGCTGTTCGTGGCGCTGGGGCCGTTCGCCCGCGTCGCCTTCCCCGACAACGAGATCTGGGCGGACCACTCCTATCTTTCCTGCCTGGACGGCATCGCCATCGGCTGCCTGGCCGCGCTGTACAGCGCCCGCGCGCGCCATGTGCCGACCCGCCTGTTCATGCTGTGCGGCGGCGTTCTGTTCGCGCTGGTGTTCTTCCTGCGCAAGGCGACCTACGCGCTGGGACTGACCGGCGCCGGCCTGAACGTGACGGCGCTGGAAATCGGCGCGGCCTTGCTGCTGATCGCCTGGAGCCGCCGCAAGCCGAGCCTGGAGCCGCCCGGGCTATGCCTGGCGTTCCTGCGCTGGATGGGTGTGAACAGCTACGAGATCTATCTGACGCACATGTTCCCGGTGATGCTGCTGGCCTCGGTGTCGTGCCGCAACGCCATCGCGGCCGACGGCTGGTGCTCGGCCGCGCTCAGCGCCAGTGCGGCGCTGGCCGTGCTGCTGTCGGCGCTGCTGGGCAGCCTGGTCGCGCGCTACTATTCCACGCCCATGCGACGCCGGCTCACGCAGCTGACCGGCGGCCTGCCCCGACGGCGTCAGGCGCGGATGCGCGCCTGAACCCTTGCCACCGCGCTACGCGACCGCCACACCCTCCCGCTGCCCGAACTGGCGGCGGTATTCAGTGGGGCTCACTCCCATCTTGCGGCGGAAATGATGCCGCATGGTCATGGCCGTGCCCAGCCCCGTCCGCGTGGCGATCTGCTCGATGGACAGCCCCGTGCGTTCCAGCAGCTCGCGCGCGATATCCAGCCTGGCCCGCACGATCCAATCGGCCGGCGTCATGCCCGTGGCCGCCTGGAAGCGGCGCAGGAACGTGCGCTCGCTCATGGCGGCGCTCGCGGCCAGATCGGCGATCCGCAAGGGCTGGTCGATACGCGCGCGCAGCGCATCGAGCACCGGGGCCAGCGAACCGCCCTCTTCCTGGTCGACCGGCGACTCCACGAACTGCGCCTGACCGCCCTCGCGATGCGGCGGGATCACCAGCCTACGCGCCACCTGGTTGGCCCTGGCCGGCCCGTAATCGCGACGCAGCAGGTGCAGGCACAGATCCAGGCCCGCCGCGCTGCCCGCCGACGTCAGCAGCTGCCCCTCGTCCACATACAGCACGTCCGCATCGACCTGGATGCGCGGATACCGGCTGCGCAGGGCATCGGCATAGCGCCAGTGCGTGGTCGCGCGCTTGCCGTCGAGCAAGCCGGTCGCCGCCAGCACAAAGGCCCCGGAACAGATCGACAGCAGGCGCGCGCCGCGCGCGTGGGCCAGGCGCAAGGCGTCGATCACGGCGGCCGGCACCGGCTCGTCAGCGCCGCGCCAACCCGGAACGATGATGGTGCCGGCCTGCGCCAGCCTGTCCACCCCGCCATCGCTTTCCATGATCAGGCCGTATTGGCTCCTGACCCTGCGCCTGCCGACGGCGCAGGTTTCGAAGCGGTACCAGTCGGCGCCGAACTCAGGCCGGGGCAGGCCGAACACCTCGGCCGCGCATGAGAATTCGAAAACGCACAAGCCGTCGTACACCAATGCCGCGACCAGGGGATTCAGCGGTTTCCGGGGCAATTTCGGTTTTGGCATGATTTGATCGATAAATGGCGAATCCGCCAATTGTCCGCTCATGCGCGGCCGACAACAATAGGGCCTGCGCGCGCTTGCGCATTCATCCCGAACCAGGAGCCCCAACATGCCAGTCAATGCCGTGACCCAGATCCCCGCCGCCCCCGCCGATGAGGCCGTCCGGCATTTCGAGGCTGCGTTCCGGTTCGAGACGGATTGCTGGGACACGCACGAGGCGCTGAGCCAGCAGGCTGATCCCGGCTTCGTGCTGCTGGACGTGCGCAGCCCGGAGAACTATGCGCAAGGCCATGTGCCCGGCGCGCTCAGCCTGCCGCGGCGCAAGATCATCGCCTCGCGCATGCGGCAGCAATACGAAGCCGGCACGCTGTTCGTGACGTACTGCGCGGGGCCGCACTGCAACGGCGCGGCCCGTGCCGCGGCCGCGCTCGCGCGCCTGGGCTATCCGGTGAAGATCATGGCCGGCGGCATCACCGGCTGGATGGATGAAGGCTTTCCCCTGGAGCGGGACGCGCCGGTTTGACGCGGCGGTCACAGCAAATACAGCCGGAAAGGATAGGCGTAATACAGCCGCTCGGTCCGGCCTGCCTTGCCCTGGAACTCCTGATGTATGCCGCGGCGCGCCTGGAACAGCGCGTCCATCGGCGAGCGGCCCTGGCTCAAGCCTCCAAAGAAATAGCGGATCATGAGCGTGGATGAATTGCCGGCCTCGTTGTTGATGAGGGGCGCCAGGAAATGGCGGACGCCATTGCGGCGCGCCGACGCGATGAATGATTCGCTGATGCCCAGCTGGCTCGAATCCAGATAGACCAGCTTGAACCGGGACCCGTCCAGCGCGTCCGCCTCCATGTCCCGCTCGCCCAGCTCGATGACGTCATCCTCGTCCGCCGGCGCCGATCCCCAGGATGGCGTTACCGATCCGTATGCGCTGATCAGCAGGAAGTCGTAGTCCGCGTGCGCGAACATGCGCGGATCGGCCTGCTCGATGTGCAACAGGTCTGACGCCGGGAACAAGCGCTGCGCTTCGCCCGCGCCATTCTCCGGATCCGTTTCTGGATCGCGCACGATCAGGCCGCGCAGCGGTCCGCCGACGGCAGGCCCTTCGATTGCCGTGGGCGATGGCCGGGACAGGGCGAAGGCGGTTGGCTTGACCAGGAACAAGGGCTCGCCGTCCACCGGCAGCAGATCCAGCGCGAAATGCAGGAAGCGGGGGTTGATCTCGAACACCACGCAAGCCGCCTCTCTCAGGGCCGGGCGCAAGGGCCCCAGCAATTCCACCGACAGCAGCTCCAGCCTGGC
The Achromobacter sp. AONIH1 DNA segment above includes these coding regions:
- a CDS encoding SdpI family protein translates to MKSVESSDGLLGKGVYALFAAQVGLAAYIALYGPQGPLPMHFDMHGNVDRWGSRLEAAGVLLGFAVLTLGLESMMKRVLARADVAAGTRKSLVAARVCTALGFAFVTALLVALGLGRVQPGADPLWIARWGLVLAWVGVLVVGALLGKAGPNPWVGLRVYWTRRSRLAWERANRMLGHIYFLGSLTGLALLPIVDEAHGYALLLAVVLGGALVATIESWRVWRADPERQA
- a CDS encoding metalloregulator ArsR/SmtB family transcription factor; this encodes MNDTFKALSNPTRREIIAALREGPMASGDIARLFDMSWPTITGHLAVLKDAGLIEAERAGTSVRYRLVSGAFEDALAFLLDLAGAGRPGARASKTRKPGTS
- a CDS encoding acyltransferase — encoded protein: MPANRPSAALAHISMDAQRTPAIDALRGCAVLCVVLLHIQIHMPQEQSLLGRILPQALFNIVFRSGYYGVIIFFVISGFLVTRSALERWGSLDAVPWRAFLLRRAARIYPCLLLLLIVLAALHGLDVPGFVIETTSLARAALAALGMHLNWLEARTGYLPAAWNVLWSLSVEEAFYLAFPLLCMLALATGERLLKLTLLLFVALGPFARVAFPDNEIWADHSYLSCLDGIAIGCLAALYSARARHVPTRLFMLCGGVLFALVFFLRKATYALGLTGAGLNVTALEIGAALLLIAWSRRKPSLEPPGLCLAFLRWMGVNSYEIYLTHMFPVMLLASVSCRNAIAADGWCSAALSASAALAVLLSALLGSLVARYYSTPMRRRLTQLTGGLPRRRQARMRA
- the ftrA gene encoding transcriptional regulator FtrA, with protein sequence MPKPKLPRKPLNPLVAALVYDGLCVFEFSCAAEVFGLPRPEFGADWYRFETCAVGRRRVRSQYGLIMESDGGVDRLAQAGTIIVPGWRGADEPVPAAVIDALRLAHARGARLLSICSGAFVLAATGLLDGKRATTHWRYADALRSRYPRIQVDADVLYVDEGQLLTSAGSAAGLDLCLHLLRRDYGPARANQVARRLVIPPHREGGQAQFVESPVDQEEGGSLAPVLDALRARIDQPLRIADLAASAAMSERTFLRRFQAATGMTPADWIVRARLDIARELLERTGLSIEQIATRTGLGTAMTMRHHFRRKMGVSPTEYRRQFGQREGVAVA
- a CDS encoding rhodanese-like domain-containing protein; this encodes MPVNAVTQIPAAPADEAVRHFEAAFRFETDCWDTHEALSQQADPGFVLLDVRSPENYAQGHVPGALSLPRRKIIASRMRQQYEAGTLFVTYCAGPHCNGAARAAAALARLGYPVKIMAGGITGWMDEGFPLERDAPV